A stretch of DNA from Anaerobacillus isosaccharinicus:
TACAATCATGGGAATGATAGTAGAAAAGTATTCAGTTGCTATTCTACGCATTGAAAGGTTTTGGAGGTTAACATGCAACAATCTTCAAGGAAAATTCGCAAACGTACGTCAAAACGAACAGAAAAACGCATTCAATTAACATCTGCACAGAGGCTGAAGTTTGAAAAACTTCTTGAAAAGTTGGAACTTCCTTTCAGGAATGAAAAACTAATAATTCAAGCATTTACACATTCATCCTATGTGAATGAGCATCGCATTCGCCCGTTCGATGATAATGAACGGTTAGAATTTTTAGGAGATGCGGTTTTAGAGTTAGCAGTTTCACAATATCTCTATAAAAAGTATGAAACTATGAGTGAAGGTGAAATGACGAAGCTTAGAGCTGCCATTGTCTGTGAGCCATCCCTTGCAAAATTTGCTATGGATTTAGCATTTGGTGAAATTGTTCTTCTTGGAAAAGGTGAGGAGATGACAGGTGGTAGAGAACGTCCTGCACTACTTGCGGACATATTCGAAGCGTTTGTCGGGTCCTTATACTTAGATCAAGGATTAGAAGCCGTTTATCACTTTTTAAACCATACGATTTATCCTAAAATTGATGAAGGTGCTTTTTCTCATATGATGGATTTTAAAAGCCAGCTTCAAGAATATATTCAAAGAGATGGGCTTGGATCGATTCAATATCATATTGTTCAAGAACGAGGTCCTGCTCATGCACGTGAGTTTGTTTCGGAAGTCATTTTAAATGACGAGAAGCTTGGGCTTGGAATTGGTAGATCTAAAAAAGAAGCCGAACAACAAGCTGCTCAAAAAGCTTTAGAAAAACTAATGGAAAATTAAGACTATTGCTTTTGTATTGAACACAGCAGTTTCTCGGCTTAGCTAAAAAAAAGATCTCCTTCGCTTGAAGGAAATCTTTTTTTTTTATTTTTTTCGTAACTTTCCTAATTCTGAAATGATGGCATCAATTTCACTTACACTAAAAGATTTTTTACTCATAATCATTTCGTAGATATCAACAAGGTCTTCATAATTATCAGTATCAAAACTTTCTGGTCTCATTGCCCCACCATTTACTACTTGAAGCTTTTCTTTAATATTCGTAATGATTAACTCAATATTTTCACGACTATTTTCTTTTAAATTCATTTTTCCCATCCTTTCAGAAAGCACCTATAATAGTATTGTACCACTTCTACTTTCATTTTCATAAAAATTGCTTTCGTACTATAAAACACCATAACATCGTCTAAAAAGTATGGTAAAATAGATAAGTTAACTATAGCATAAGTTGAAACGAAACATAGATTAAAAACCATTAATGGGGTGGAGAAATAATGTTCCTCAAAAGATTAGATGTAGTAGGTTTTAAATCCTTCGCTGAGCGAACATCGATCGATTTTGTTCCTGGTGTAACAGCTGTGGTCGGTCCTAACGGAAGTGGAAAAAGTAACATATCCGATGGAATCCGCTGGGTGTTAGGGGAGCAGTCAGCTAAATCACTTCGAGGAGCGAAGATGGAAGATATCATTTTTGCTGGAAGTGATTCACGAAAACCGTTAAATTTTGCAGAATTAACATTAACGTTAAATAATGAAGATCATCATTTAGCGATCGATTATAGTGAAGTAAGTGTGACTCGCCGTGTTTATCGTTCCGGTGAAAGTGAGTACTATATTAATAAACAAAGTTGTCGTCTTAAAGATATTCATGAACTTTTTATGGATTCTGGATTAGGTAGAGAAGCTTATTCAATTATTGGACAAGGAAAGATTGAAGAAATCTTAAGTAGTAAATCTGAAGAGCGAAGAGTCATTTTTGAAGAAGCGGCAGGAGTATTAAAATATAAAACTAGAAAACAAAAAGCAGAAAGAAAACTTGCTGAAACACAAGAAAATTTATTTCGCGTTGAAGATATCTTACATGAGTTAGGTAGTCAAGTTGAACCATTGAAAATACAAGCCTCAATGGCAAAGGATTATCTTGAAAAGAAAGATGAACTAGAAAAGGTTGAAGTTGGTTTATTAGTATTTGAGATCGAGGAATTACATACTAGTTGGGAAGAGCAAAAAAAGAAGGTGCTTCAACTTTCGGAAGAGCAACTCCAAACTTCTTCTAAAATAAAAGTGGAAGAAGTAAAAATAGAAGAATTTAGATCAAAAATGCAAGCACTAGATGAATCTATTAATGACCTTCAAGATGTTCTTCTCGTTACAAGTGAGCAACTTGAGAAAAGAGAAGGACAAAAAGAGGTTTTAAAGGAAAGAAAGAAAAACTATCATCAAACAAAAGAAAGCCTTTTAAAGAAAATCGAAGTGTTAAAAGAAAAAAAACAATATGCAGAGGAAAGCTTAAAAAATGAGTTAGAAAAACGGGATGTTTTTAAAGAAAACCTTAAGGCCTCCAAAAGTCAGTTAGAGCAAGAAACGAGCCTCTTAATCTCATTAGAAGAGGATATCGAAACTGAATTAGAACGAATGAAATCAGATTACATTGAAGTGTTAAATGAACAAGCTTCAATTCGTAATGAAATTCGCTATTTAGAAGAGCAACTGAGACAGCGGAAACTGAAAAGTGGGCATTTAGACAGTAGTAATATTTCGTTATTGGAGCAAAGAGAGGCACTGGTTGCGAAAGAAAAAAGTTTACAGGAAAAACTGTTAACTAAGCAAACCTCTTTAGAGGAACATATTCAATTATATCGCAAAGAGAGTCAAGAATTCGAGAAGTTGATTGAAAATTATCAAAAGAAAGAAACTCAACTTTATCAAGCGCTTGGACATGTACAACAAATAAGATCTCGAAAAGAAGTTCTAGAGGAAATGCAAGCGGATTTTGCAGGTTTCTTTCAAGGAGTTAAAGAAATCTTAAAAGCGAGGGAGACGACGCTAAAGGGAATAGAGGGAGCAGTTGCTGAGCTTATTACTGTGCCTAAAAATATTGAACTTGCTGTTGAAACTGCTTTGGGTGGTGCGATGCAACATATTGTCGTAGGTGCTGAAGAAGATGGAAGGCAAGCAATTCAATTTTTAAAAGCACGTCGTCTAGGGAGAGCGACATTCCTACCCTTATCAGTGATAAAAGCTAGAGATTTACCATCTAATGAGAAAGTAAAATTGCTTGCTCACCCAGCGTTTGTAGGTAGTGCCATTGATTTAATTCAATTCGAAGAAAAGTATCGAGGCGTTATTTCTAATTTACTAGGGTCTGTTGTCATCGCCAAGGATCTTGAAGGCGCAAATGAACTAGCAAAAATTCTTTATTATAAAAATCGTATCGTTACTCTTGATGGAGATGTAGTTAACCCAGGTGGCTCGATGAGTGGGGGAAGTGTGAAACAAAAAGGCACTCCATTACTTGGGAGACAACGTGAGCTAGAAGAGCTAGTGGCCAAACTAATATCGATAGAAGAACAAACAAAATTAATGGAAGCCAAAGTGAAATCTCTAAAAGATTCTCGTCAAACGAAGGAAGTACTATTAAATGAACTTCGTAAAGAAGGAGAGCTTTTTAGAAGTGAAGAGCAACAACTAAAAGGAAAACTCCGTGAGTTTGAAATTGAAGGGAAAAACCTAAACGAACGACTATCACTATATGACAAGGAAAAAGCGTCTTTTCAATCGGAAGTAAACGAAATAGAAGGAAAGTTACTTAAATTAACTAATAGGCTAGCGGAAGCGACCGAATTAAAAGAACAGCTTGATGAGCAGGTTCAGAATTTAACTGAAAAGAAAAAATTGCAACAAACTTCTAAAGCTTCTTTAACAGAATGCATTACTGACCTAAAGGTTCAAGTTGCAAAGGAAGAAGAACAATATCGGAACCAGCATGAGCGTGTTCAAGCGATGATCTTAGAAAAAGATAGTCTTGATAAAGAATGGATTGAAACAGATGAGGAATACTGGTTGCTAGAGCGGGAAATGAGCGACAATACAACAGGTGAGGAGTCTCTAGATGAAATCATTGAAAAGAAACGTCGTGAAAAAGAACGAACGTTTACCCTTATTCAGGACCGGCGTAAAGAAAGATTATCATTACAAACGTCTCATGATGACCTAGAAAAAGAGCTAAAAGAACATAAACGTAATCAAAGGCAACTGTCAGATTATCTTCATACCGAAGAAGTTAAGGTCAATCGTTTAGATGTAGAACTTGAAAACCGTCTTGAAAAGCTTTCGAATGACTATGAAATGAGCTTTGAAATGGCAAAAGCGAATTATCCCCTTACTTTAGATGCGAAAGCAGCAAAATCAAAAGTGAAGTTAATTAAACTAGCAATTGATGAGCTTGGAACAGTCAATATCGGGGCAATTGAAGAATATAGTCGCGTTTCTGAGCGTTATACGTTCTTAGCAGAACAAAAGGCAGATTTACAAGAAGCAAAAGAAACGCTATACCGTGTCATTGGAGAGATGGATGAGGAAATGTCAACTCGCTTTGAGGAAACCTTTCTTCAGATTAAATCGCATTTTCAAGGTGTCTTTCAGCAACTGTTTGGTGGTGGAAAAGCAGATCTTATCTTAAGTAATCCTGACAATATTTTAACAACTGGTGTTGAAATCGTGGCTCAACCCCCTGGGAAAAATCTGCAAAATTTAGCCCTACTATCAGGTGGAGAACGGGCGTTAACCGCAATTGCCTTGCTATTTGCGATCTTAAAAGTAAGACCTGTACCATTTTGTGTACTAGATGAGGTAGAGGCTGCTCTCGATGAAGCAAACGTAAGTAGATTTGCACATTTCTTAAAAGATTTTAGTAAAGAAACACAATTTATCGTTGTAACTCACCGAAAAGGGACGATGGAAGAAGCAGATGTCCTTTATGGTGTGACGATGCAAGAATCAGGTGTATCGAAACTAGTTTCAGTTCGATTAGAAGAGACAGCGCAACTAATTACAACTTAAGTTAAATTACAGTTGAGAGCGTAAGTTTTGAGTTATTATTGTGTTTGCTTCAAAGTCTTAACTGGAGGAATAACTCTACATTCTACACTTTACACTCTAAACTTCAATCAAGGAGGATAAGAAAATGAGTTTTTTTAAAAAGCTTAAAGAGAAAATTACGCTACAAACAGAAACAGTAACTGAAAAATTTAAAGAAGGTTTAACGAAAACGAGAGATTCTTTTGTAGGGAAAATGAATGATCTTGTGAAAAACTATCGCAGTGTTGATGAGGATTTTTTTGAAGAGTTAGAAGAACTTTTAATTAGTGCTGATGTTGGTGTCACAACAGTGATGGATCTGATTGATGAACTTAAAGATGTGGCAAGAACTCGTAATATCAAAGATTCTGAACAACTACAACCGGTTATTTCTGAGAAACTCGCTGAACTTTTGCAAAAAGATGAAGCAGACTCAAAGTTAAACATTCAAGAATCTGGGATGACTGTCATTTTAATGGTCGGAGTTAATGGTGTTGGTAAAACAACAACAATTGGGAAACTAGCAAATAAGTTCAAACAAGAAGGGAAATCGGTCCTTTTAGCAGCAGGTGATACATTTCGTGCCGGAGCGATTGAGCAACTCGAAGTTTGGGGCCAGCGCGTAGGTGTAGATGTCATTAAGCAGCAATCAGGTTCGGATCCGGCTGCAGTAATGTTTGATGCAGTTCAAGCAGCCAAATCTCGCGGTGTTGATGTTCTTTTATGTGATACGGCAGGAAGATTACAAAACAAAGTAAACTTAATGAATGAGTTAGAAAAAGTAAAGCGCGTCATTGAACGTGAAGTACCTGGTGCTCCTCACGAGGTGTTGCTAGTCCTGGATGCAACAACAGGTCAAAATGCTATGTCTCAAGCTAAAACATTCGGAAAAGCTACAGATGTTACAGGAATTGTTTTAACAAAACTAGACGGCACAGCAAAAGGTGGAATTGTGTTAGCGATCCGCCATGAATTAGACATCCCTGTAAAATTCGTTGGTTTAGGAGAAAAAGTTGATGACCTCCAAGAATTCGATGCCCAACAATTTGTTTACGGTTTATTTTCTGAAGTGCTGGAGAAGGCCGAGTCAGAGGAAATGTAGAATGTAAAATGCAGAATGTAAAATTGCTGAGGGGATTGCTTCGTAGCAGAACACTCATTAATTCTACATTTTACATTCTAAATTCTACATTTAATTTACACTGTTAAGAAAAAAACTTGACACTAATTTTTTGTTCGTGTATTATAAATATTCGTAAAGGGATTTTACTTAACAAGGGGGGCTATTCGTGTTAGAGAAAACGCTTCGTATGAATTATCTTTATGATTTTTATCAAAGCCTACTAACAACGAAACAACGCCAGTACATGCAATTGTATTACCTTGATGATTGGTCGTTAGGTGAAATCGCTGAAGAATATGAAGTTAGTCGTCAAGCCGTTTATGATAATATAAAAAGAACTGAAAATATGCTTGAAGAATATGAAGAGAAGCTTAGTCTCTTCTCGAAATTCGAAGAGCGTTCAACCCTTATAAAAAACTTAAAAACGGCGATAGAGAAAGACGCAACTACAGAATCTATATTATTGATCGTCGATTCTCTTGAGAGGTTAGACTAGGAGGCGACAAACATGGCATTTGAAGGCTTAGCAGAACGCTTGCAAAATACTTTAAATAAAATTAAAGGAAAAGGCAAGGTATCTGAGGCAGATGTAACAGCTATGATGCGAGAAGTTCGTTTAGCTTTACTTGAGGCAGATGTTAACTTTAAAGTTGTAAAAGAATTTATTGCAAATGTTAAAGAACGGGCAGTAGGGCAGGAAGTACTGAATAGCCTTACACCTGGTCAGCAAGTAATAAAAGTAGTAAATGAAGAGCTTACGAAATTAATGGGTGGCGAACAAAGTAAAATCGCTGTAGCAAAAAAGTCACCAACAGTTGTTATGATGGTAGGCTTACAAGGTGCGGGTAAAACAACAACAACTGGAAAGCTCGCAAATCATTTAAGAAAAAGCCAAAACCGCAAGCCGTTGCTTGTTGCAGGTGATATTTATCGACCTGCCGCAATCAAACAGCTTGAAACTTTAGGTGAACAATTGAATATGCCTGTTTTTTCACTTGGTGACAAGGTCAGCCCTGTTGAAATAGCAAAGCAAGCGATTTTAAAAGCGAAAGAAGAACATCTTGATTACGTACTTATCGATACAGCGGGACGTCTACATGTAGATGAAACATTGATGGGTGAGTTACAGCAAATAAAAGAAGCAGTTAACCCTGACGAGATTTTACTTGTTGTTGATGCAATGACGGGGCAAGATGCAGTAAATGTAGCTGAGAGTTTCAACGAACAACTGGGTTTAACAGGAGTTGTTCTTACAAAACTTGATGGTGATACCCGCGGGGGAGCTGCATTATCTGTTAAAGCAGTGACAAATACCCCAATAAAGTTTGCAGGTATGGGTGAAAAATTAGATGCACTCGAGCCGTTTCATCCTGATCGGATGGCGTCTAGAATTCTTGGAATGGGTGACGTTCTTACCCTTATTGAAAAGGCACAGTCTAATTTCGATGAAGAAAAAGCCCGTGAACTTGAAAAAAAGATGCGAACAGCAGACATTACATTTGACGATTTTCTTGATCAATTAGCTCAAGTTCGTAGCATGGGACCTCTTGATGAATTACTAGGTATGATGCCCGGAGCTAATAAGATGAAGGGCCTTAAGAATGTCCAAGTTGATGAAAAGCAAATTGGTCATATTGAAGCGATTGTTCGTTCGATGACGAAAAAAGAAAAAGAAGATCCGTCGATTTTAAATGGTAGTCGTAAAAAAAGAATTGCTAAAGGTAGCGGAACGACCATTCAGGAAGTAAACCGTCTTATTAAGCAATTTGATGATATGAAAAAAATGATGAAACAAATGTCAAATATGACAGGAAAAGGGAAGAAAAAAGGGAAGTTTAAGTTCCCTTTCATGTAAAAAGTGACCTCTTTTGTTGTTAAGATTTTCTTTTGTAAAGTTTTTTTACTTTACTAGTTTTCAACTAGTGAGTTTTATGATAATATACCTAATTGTGTGAATTAATTTTGGAGGTGAAATATAAATGGCAGTAAAAATTCGTTTAAAACGTATGGGTTCAAACAAAGCCCCATTTTACAGAGTAGTAGTTGCTAACTCTCGCGCACCACGTGATGGTCGCTTTATCGAGGAAATCGGCACATACAATCCGCTAGTTAATCCAATCGATTTTAAGGTTAACGAGGAAAAAGCTTTAAAATGGATGCTTGATGGCGCTAAGCCTTCTGACACAGTTCGTAACCTTTTCTCAAAAGCTGGTTTAATGGAAAAGTTACACAACGCTAAAAATGTAAAGTAATAAGAAAAGCGCAAGCGCTAGACAGCTATAAAAACTAAGGCTTTATTCATGTAAATGGTAGAGCCTGTTTTTTAAATTACTTACTATTTCGTAAGGGGTATGATAATTAATGAAAGAGTTAGTTGAAACAATTGCCAAAGCTCTTGTTGATCATCCCGATGACGTTCGTGTTACAGAAGTAGAACATGAGCAGTCCTTGACTTTACAGCTATCAGTCCATGCATCAGATATGGGGAAAGTTATTGGGAAGCAAGGACGAATTGCGAAAGCGATTCGCTCAGTTGTTTACGCAGCTGGGGCAAATCATAAAAAGCGCATAAACCTAGAAATTCTTTAAAAGGGCAAGGGGCTAACCTCTGCCTTTTTTTATACTTTCTCTTTTAGAATTCTCTTTTAGAATTTGTTGACTTGGTAATCCTTTTTGTAAGTTCTAATAAAATATTATGGTAAAATTGAGTAGTCAAAATCGTTCCAATTATAGAAATGAACGGGGTGTATGATGAAAGCCATAAAAAAAGTTATAGTAAAACAAATACTTACAGAAAATCGGAAACAAGCAATGTTAGATGATTTTTTAAAACAAAAAAAGCAAGTTGAAAAAGAAATAAAACAATTAGAGTTTCAATTACATAAAAAGCTTAAAGCTAGTAAAAACAACTATGAATATCAAAATGCCCTTAAATCTTCTTTTAATAAAGAAATTAAAGAGCGGAATGATAAAGTTAAGATTATTGATTTTCAAATAGGTCAACTTCAGGAGTTAGAAATTGGCACTGAAATTAAGGAACAAACGATTGATACATTGTATGAGATAAACGTAGGTGACGACTGGAACGTTTTTATGGAAGGCACCGAAATTATTATTAAAGATGGGATTGTTTTTGAAATACGAGAAGGAGGTAACAAAATTAATGACTAAATGGTTTAATGTAGGAAAAGTTGTCAACACTCATGGCGTTAGAGGTGAAGTAAGGGTAATTTCTTCAACTGACTTTGCAGATGAAAGATTTGCATTAGGGTCAACCCTTTACTTAGAACATGAAAATTTTAAAGATAAAGTTAAATTAAAGGTCACTAGTCATCGTCAACACAAAAACTTTGATTTACTAACCTTCGAAAATTACCCAAATATTAATGATGTAATCGTCTTTAAAGGTGGTTTTTTACAAGTGCCAGAAGATCAACTTTCAGACTTAGAAGATGAAGAGTATTACTATCATGAAATTATTGGTTGTACTGTTTTCACTGAAGAAGGCGACGAATTAGGGAAAATTAGAGAAATCCTTGCTACAGGTGCCAACGATGTTTGGATTGTACAACGTAAAAATGGTGGTAAAGATCTTTTAATACCATACATAGAGCAAGTTGTTAAACAAGTAAATATTGATGAGAAGCGAGTTGTTATTCATTTAATGGAGGGTCTTGAGTAAAGATGCGTTATGATGTCCTAACTTTATTCCCAGAAATGTTTACTGGAGTGCTCGGATCATCGATTTTGAAAAAAGCCGAAGAAAGAAAACTTGTATCATATAATGTTATTGATTTTCGTGCTTACTCTGAGGACAAGCATAGCCGAGTGGACGATTATCCTTATGGTGGCGGTGGTGGTATGGTATTAACACCACAACCTATTTTTGATGCGATTGAGGATATTACGAAAGAAAAAAGCTCCGGAAAGAGACGTATCATTTTGTTATGTCCACAAGGTGAGCGCTATACTCAAAGAAAAGCAGAAGAGCTAGCAGAGTTTGAGCAATTAATATTTATTTGTGGTCATTATGAAGGATATGATGAGAGAATTCGCGAGCATCTCGTCACGGATGAGATCTCAATTGGTGATTATGTTTTAACTGGTGGGGAATTAGGAGCAATGGTTATTATTGATAGTGTTACACGACTATTAACAGGTGTGCTAGGAAATGAGACTTCTGCAGTGACCGATTCTTTTAGTACAGGCTTATTAGAATATCCCCATTATACAAGACCAGTTGATTTTCGCGGTTTAAAAGTTCCTGACGTCCTTTTATCTGGTCATCATAAAAATATTGACGAGTGGCGGCACCAAGAAGCAATAAAAAGGACCCTAAAAAGGAGACCAGATTTACTTAAAGATCGTGAGCTATCTAAACGTGAAAAAGAATGGATCGATACTTTTAAAGATAATTTATAAAAAAGCTATTCTCTACTTGTAACTGATGGTTGCTTGTGTTATTATATTCCTTGTGGCTAAGGCCAGAATCAAGATGTTCCGCTGCAAAAAGAATTGGAATGAGCATCTGTTAGGGAAGGAGGGAACGATACGATGAACAACATTATTCAAGAAGTAACTAAAGAGCAATTAAGATCTGATCTTCCAGCTTTCCGTCCTGGAGACACTATTCGTGTTCACGTTAAGGTAGTTGAGGGAACTCGTGAGCGTATTCAGGTTTATGAAGGTGTCGTAATTAAGCGTCGTGGATCAGGTATTAGTGAAACTTTCACTGCACGTAAGATTTCTTATGGTGTAGGTGTTGAACGTACATTCCCATCACACTCGCCGAAGATCGATAAGATCGAAGTTATGCGTCGTGGTAAAGTACGTCGTGCTAAATTGTACTACTTACGCGCTCTTCGTGGAAAAGCGGCTCGTATTAAAGAAATTCGATAATCAATTTTTAGTAAAAAAGGAGCTTGAATTTCAAGCTCCTTTTTTCAGCTAAATTTTTAATAATGCAAATTATACTATACGAGTAATTAGTTAAGATATAATAATGAAATAGAAATGAAGTAAATGGGGGATAGATACATGTCCAGTGTTAAAAGTGAGTCTTGGGAATGGTTAAAAGCCATTTTTATTGCACTATTTCTTGCATTTGTTATTCGATATTTTTTATTCGCTCCCATCGTTGTAGATGGTCAGTCAATGATGCCTACGCTACAAAATAGTGACCGTTTAATAGTTAATAAAATTGGTTATACAATAGGTAAACCTGATCGTTTTGATATTGTTGTATTCCACGCGACAGCCGAAAAGGATTATATTAAGCGTGTAATTGGTATACCTGGAGATTCTATTTACTATGAGAATGACACTTTACATATTAACGGTGAACCTGTTGATGAGCCATATTTAAGTGATTATAAGCAAAATGCCTATAGTTTGCCGTTTACAGGTGACTTTTCATTGAAAGACTATACTGGACATGATGTTGTTCCAGAAGGTCATATATTTGTCTTAGGCGATAATAGACAACATAGTAAAGATAGTCGGCATATAGGTTTTATTCCATATGAACATGTTGTAGGAAGTGCCAATGTTGTTTTTTGGCCTTTTTCTGAAATTAGAATAGCAAAGTAGGTGTAGTGATGACGACGATACAATGGTTTCCAGGTCATATGGCCAAAGCCCGTCGTGAGGTAACCGAGAAATTAAAACAAATTGATGTTGTGTTTGAATTAGTCGATGCTAGGGTTCCACTATCATCAAGAAATCCAATGATTGATGTATTAGTGAGTCATAAACCTCGGCTTATTCTGTTAAATAAAGCGGATTTAGCTGATCCTTATATAACTGAGCAATGGAGCCGTTATTTTCAAGGAAAAGGATTTAAAGTGATTTCCATCGATTCTCAAACAGGAAAAGGTACCGAGAAAATTCCAACTGTTGCAAAAGAGCTTGCTGTAGATTTACTAGAAAAGCTAAAAGCAAAGGGAATGAAGCCAAGGGCGATACGTGCTTTAATTTTAGGGATTCCTAATGTTGGAAAGTCAACGTTAATTAACAGATTAGCCAAAAAGAAAATTGCTAAAACTGGTGACCGTCCTGGAATTACAAAACAGCAACAATGGATTAAGGTAGGCAGTGAATTAGAATTATTAGATACTCCAGGGATTCTCTGGCCGAAGTTTGAAGATCAAATAGTTGGTCTACGTTTAGCTGCAACAGGGGCAATTAAAGATGAAATTCTTGATTTTCAAGATGTTGCCGTTTTTTTACTAAAGTACTTAAAAGAACAATACCCTAAACCTTTGATGGAACGCTTTAAGCTGACCGAAATCAATGAGGATGTTATTGAACTTTTTGATGCCATTGGTAGGAACCGCGGTTTATTAATGAGTGGTGGCTATATTGATTACGATAAGGCTGCAGAGTTGATTCTTCGTGAGTTTCGTTCTTGTAAAATTGGTAAAATCTCATTAGAAAAGCCTGAATAGATGAAAGGTGCGCATAAACAAGCGTGCCTTTTTCAATTGATAGCAACTAAGAGTGATGATGTTTCTTTAGTTAGAGTTTAAAGTATAATGGGAAACAACTAAAGGCTGGGACTTAACAATATGTCCTAAATGGCCGATATTACATAAAAATAAATGAATATTTGCTTTTGGAGAGTTCCTTTCAGTTATGGGAATTAAGACATCCTTTATAGAATGGTAGTGTGAAAAGTGAAATTATCAATTAAAGAAATAGAAAACATATTTCAAAATGAGAATATTTCTGAACAATTTTTATTGAAAGTAAAAAAAGATGAGCGAATAGGTGTCCAAAAAGTCTATGCAAGGTGGAAGAGTACGATAGCGAAGCAAGAACTATTAGAAGCTCAATTTGAAGAAATGCTCCACTATGAACGTGAAGTTAGAAGTAATGGTGTTGCCTATATAGCTGGGATCGATGAAGTAGGGAGAGGCCCTTTAGCTGGACCGGTAGTAGCTGCTGCAGTCATTCTACCAGAAGACTTCCGTTTATTAGGCCTCACCGATTCAAAAAAGGTATCAAAAAAAAGTCGCGAAGAATTTTTTGAGATTATTTATTCCAAAGCCATTTCGATCGGTCTTGGATTTGTGTATGCCAATGAAATCGATCGAATTAATATTTACGAAGCTACTAAACTAGCAATGCTTAAAGCTCTTAGTGAACTTACCATTCATCCGGAGCATTTATTAATAGATGCGATGACGCTCCCAACACAGATTTCGCAAACATCGATTATAAAGGGAGATAGTAAAAGTATATCAATTGCAGCTAGTTCAATTATTGCGAAAGAAACTAGAGATCAGTATATGGAGAAGCTTAGTAAAAAATATCCCCATTACGGTTTTGAAAACCATATGGGTTATGGAACGAAAGAGCATTTACAAGCAATTGATAAATATGGCATCTGCGATGAGCATCGAAAATCATTTTCCCCTGTTCGCGAACGTTGCTTAACAAATACGTTATTTTAATGATTTGGTTGTTTTTTTGTATCTGCATCTAAGACTTATTTAAAGAATAGGTGGTGAAAAGTTTTGTTTCAAGCAAATATTGTTCATTCCCTTTTAAGAGGATTGGATCCAATTCATCAAAAATCAATTTCGTTAACTCCAGGACAAATTTTTAACGGGAAAATATTAAAATTGTATCCTGGTCAATTAGCTTCTTTACAATTAGGTGGTTTAACATTAACAGCGAAGCTTGAAGCCGCCTTAACTGTAGGAAGCCGTTATTGGTTTCAAGTTCAGCCGGGAGAAGGTCTCCCAGTGTTAAAAGTTCTTGAAGGATCAACCCAAAATGAAAAACCTAGAGGAAGAGAAAGTGAAAACATTTTAAGACAACTAGGACTTAGTTATTCTAAGCAAAGCGAGATGCTTG
This window harbors:
- the rnc gene encoding ribonuclease III; protein product: MQQSSRKIRKRTSKRTEKRIQLTSAQRLKFEKLLEKLELPFRNEKLIIQAFTHSSYVNEHRIRPFDDNERLEFLGDAVLELAVSQYLYKKYETMSEGEMTKLRAAIVCEPSLAKFAMDLAFGEIVLLGKGEEMTGGRERPALLADIFEAFVGSLYLDQGLEAVYHFLNHTIYPKIDEGAFSHMMDFKSQLQEYIQRDGLGSIQYHIVQERGPAHAREFVSEVILNDEKLGLGIGRSKKEAEQQAAQKALEKLMEN
- a CDS encoding DUF1128 domain-containing protein, encoding MNLKENSRENIELIITNIKEKLQVVNGGAMRPESFDTDNYEDLVDIYEMIMSKKSFSVSEIDAIISELGKLRKK
- the smc gene encoding chromosome segregation protein SMC, with the translated sequence MFLKRLDVVGFKSFAERTSIDFVPGVTAVVGPNGSGKSNISDGIRWVLGEQSAKSLRGAKMEDIIFAGSDSRKPLNFAELTLTLNNEDHHLAIDYSEVSVTRRVYRSGESEYYINKQSCRLKDIHELFMDSGLGREAYSIIGQGKIEEILSSKSEERRVIFEEAAGVLKYKTRKQKAERKLAETQENLFRVEDILHELGSQVEPLKIQASMAKDYLEKKDELEKVEVGLLVFEIEELHTSWEEQKKKVLQLSEEQLQTSSKIKVEEVKIEEFRSKMQALDESINDLQDVLLVTSEQLEKREGQKEVLKERKKNYHQTKESLLKKIEVLKEKKQYAEESLKNELEKRDVFKENLKASKSQLEQETSLLISLEEDIETELERMKSDYIEVLNEQASIRNEIRYLEEQLRQRKLKSGHLDSSNISLLEQREALVAKEKSLQEKLLTKQTSLEEHIQLYRKESQEFEKLIENYQKKETQLYQALGHVQQIRSRKEVLEEMQADFAGFFQGVKEILKARETTLKGIEGAVAELITVPKNIELAVETALGGAMQHIVVGAEEDGRQAIQFLKARRLGRATFLPLSVIKARDLPSNEKVKLLAHPAFVGSAIDLIQFEEKYRGVISNLLGSVVIAKDLEGANELAKILYYKNRIVTLDGDVVNPGGSMSGGSVKQKGTPLLGRQRELEELVAKLISIEEQTKLMEAKVKSLKDSRQTKEVLLNELRKEGELFRSEEQQLKGKLREFEIEGKNLNERLSLYDKEKASFQSEVNEIEGKLLKLTNRLAEATELKEQLDEQVQNLTEKKKLQQTSKASLTECITDLKVQVAKEEEQYRNQHERVQAMILEKDSLDKEWIETDEEYWLLEREMSDNTTGEESLDEIIEKKRREKERTFTLIQDRRKERLSLQTSHDDLEKELKEHKRNQRQLSDYLHTEEVKVNRLDVELENRLEKLSNDYEMSFEMAKANYPLTLDAKAAKSKVKLIKLAIDELGTVNIGAIEEYSRVSERYTFLAEQKADLQEAKETLYRVIGEMDEEMSTRFEETFLQIKSHFQGVFQQLFGGGKADLILSNPDNILTTGVEIVAQPPGKNLQNLALLSGGERALTAIALLFAILKVRPVPFCVLDEVEAALDEANVSRFAHFLKDFSKETQFIVVTHRKGTMEEADVLYGVTMQESGVSKLVSVRLEETAQLITT
- the ftsY gene encoding signal recognition particle-docking protein FtsY, translated to MSFFKKLKEKITLQTETVTEKFKEGLTKTRDSFVGKMNDLVKNYRSVDEDFFEELEELLISADVGVTTVMDLIDELKDVARTRNIKDSEQLQPVISEKLAELLQKDEADSKLNIQESGMTVILMVGVNGVGKTTTIGKLANKFKQEGKSVLLAAGDTFRAGAIEQLEVWGQRVGVDVIKQQSGSDPAAVMFDAVQAAKSRGVDVLLCDTAGRLQNKVNLMNELEKVKRVIEREVPGAPHEVLLVLDATTGQNAMSQAKTFGKATDVTGIVLTKLDGTAKGGIVLAIRHELDIPVKFVGLGEKVDDLQEFDAQQFVYGLFSEVLEKAESEEM
- a CDS encoding putative DNA-binding protein; its protein translation is MNYLYDFYQSLLTTKQRQYMQLYYLDDWSLGEIAEEYEVSRQAVYDNIKRTENMLEEYEEKLSLFSKFEERSTLIKNLKTAIEKDATTESILLIVDSLERLD